CGAGAGCAGGAGCATGTAATGAAATTTCTGCTGAACGAATTAGGTACGGCAGGTAAAATAGTAGGGAATCGCGTGATATTCCAAGGGCGATTCCCGCAGGAGGAGGTCGAGCGTCAAATTCAGCGATACATGGATGAATATGTGCTCTGCTGGGAATGCAAGAAACCCGATTCGCACTTCGAGAAGCTGGATCGCGTGTGGGTGTTGAAATGCGATGCCTGTGGGGCGATTCGCCCGATCATGAAGCGTCGCGGCGGAAAGGCAAGGAAATAAGTAATTTTAAAGGGCTTCTATCTGCTTACTTACCGACTTACTTATGTTCTCTACACATAGTTACCTGTTTTAGACCACGACCCTCTTCACATTCGCCTGGTGCGTCACCGATCACGTCTATAATAGTGCAGGGATCACCCTCCTTGAGACCCGCGGGATGGCACAGGTCAAAGAGCTCACACAGGTATTCTTCACAATCAGGTGGCTCGAAAACGAATTTTGAGTTTTTAAACGTGTATGACGCTTCGATCACTGCGGTGATAGGCGCTTCCGTCACTTCCACCACGCAGACACCGTCCT
The DNA window shown above is from Methanomicrobia archaeon and carries:
- a CDS encoding translation initiation factor IF-2 subunit beta, coding for MEEYVNQLDRALKQMPSTTTSDSRFAIPALKVFIEGKTTIFDNFDAVCDYIRREQEHVMKFLLNELGTAGKIVGNRVIFQGRFPQEEVERQIQRYMDEYVLCWECKKPDSHFEKLDRVWVLKCDACGAIRPIMKRRGGKARK
- a CDS encoding UPF0179 family protein; translation: MEEGRFVTLIGAKLAKEDMEFIFLGASNKCGECRLKNTCTNLEVGRRYRIAKVRDKIQHDCYIHEDGVCVVEVTEAPITAVIEASYTFKNSKFVFEPPDCEEYLCELFDLCHPAGLKEGDPCTIIDVIGDAPGECEEGRGLKQVTMCREHK